GGTGAAAAATGGTTTGCTGATATTAAATTTATCAAAATTAACAACGAATGATTTTATCTACACTCAATTATTGAAACAAAATCCAATTACTTGCTCAATTTTTCAATTTCTAAAACAAGATTTTCAGAAGAAACTATAAACTTAGTAAAACAAACAATCAAAAAGTACAATATTAAACCAAAATTTTTCCATTCAGATCATGGCGTGGAATATGCGAACTACAAATTTGCTAATTTTTTAAAGCAAAATGGTATCCAACAATCAATGTCGCCAAAAGGTAATGCACTTGCAAACCGTCCTATTGAATATTTTTATGCGGTTTTTCAACGAGAATTGCTTAATATTGAGGGCGAAAATTTTGAAAATGTGGCTATTGCTTATCAAAAAATAAGTGAATTTATTGATTGGTATAACAATGAAAGGCCTCAAAGTTGCTTATCATATAAAACTCCAAGTTATTATATGAGGTAAATTATTTGTCCAAATTTTTAAAATGAACATGCTAGAAAAAATTAACAAAAGCGGTGTAATCAAAATCATAGGTAAAAAACTAATTGTCTGAGATTTTTCTACTTATTTAGAATAATTAATAAATTTTGATATTGAATTAAGGGGGACTTGATTATGTTTTTTGCGTAAAAAAATCAGAAAATGCGAATTATCCATTATATTTTTAAATATGATGGAATGTCTTAAATTTAACCGTTTAGAAATCTTTAAATTTAGGGCTTTTGGTTATTGTTTTTTAGCTCTTTCAAAACTTCATATATTTTTTTAGGCTCAATGTAAGTAAAAACGAGTTTTCTATTTGCATTGAGTTTAAATAGTAGTTGTTTTTTTCTTTTATTATGGTTAGATTTAAAATTCAGTGTTTTTGCGTTGATAGTTATTTCCCTGGGTTTGCGAGTTTGATGGCAAAAATTAAGACAAAGGGATGAATTTAACACTTTAAATCAGCGTCTAAATTACACTGTAAAATGCAAAATTAGAATTTTAAAGTTTTTAGATTTTGCAATTTTAATGCAGTTAAATTTTCTTTAACTGTGAATTTGTTAGTGATTTGTCTAAAATTGATAGATTAATTTGTCTCTTTTTTAATTAAAGTAACAAAACTTATTTCGTCTTCACCTTTGAGTTTAATTAATTTTACCCCTTTTGTCCTACGACTAATTATTGGAACGCTATCAAGATCAATTCTAATTGCAAAGCCTCTTTTAGTGATAATTATTGCTTCCTGATCTGGACCAATTGTGCCGACAAAAATAAGATCGCCAGCCTTTTCGTCGTCTAGACCTTTTAGTCCTTTAGTTGCTCTTCCGGTTAGCCGATATTCTTCAACAGGAGTTTTTTTTCCATAACCATGTTTACTTAAATTAAAGACAAAATCATTGCCAAAAGTGTAACAAGCGCCAACTATTTCGCGTCCTTCTTCAAGAGCGATTCCTTTAACACCGATTGAAGCCCGACCGGTATTTCGCAATAATTTAATTGGCCAGCGATTTACAAGCCCTTGGGATGAGGCTAAAATAATATTGATTTCAGAATTTGCTGGCACAATAAAGGCTGATTTTAAATAATCACCCTCAACAAGTTTTAAAGCGATTTTTCCATTTTTTGGAATATAACTAAACTCTGAAAGTTCCGTTTTTTTAATATAACCAAAAGCAGAAACTGTGATAAGTCAATGATCTTTGTATTGTTGATTTCAAGGAATTAAAGCGCTAATATTCTCATCTTTTTGTACTTGTACAAGATTTAAAAAAGGGAGACCTTTTCCTTGTTTTGAACTATCAGGAATTTGGTGAGCCCGAAGTTTGAAAATTTTAGCCCGTGAAGAAATAATTAAAAGATCGCTGTGGGTGTTTGTAATGCAAACAGATTTTAGCTCGTCATCTTTGTATAAATTTGAAACTGAAGCACCAAAACCGCCACGATTTTGCAGGCGATATTCTTCTAAATTTAACCTTTTTACATAGTTATTTTGTGTCAGAGAAATAATTACTTTTTCATTAGGGATAAAATCTTCTTCATTAAGTCGTATAATTTCGGTAATAATTTCAGATCTTCGTGGATCACTAAATTGTTCAGCGGTTGCTTTGTGTTGGGTAATAATTAATTCAATTAGTTTTTCAGGTGATTCAATTATTGATTTAATTTCGTCAATTTCGATTTTTAGACTTTCAATGTCGCTAATTAATTTTTCGATTGCCAAACTAGTTAGCCGACCAAGACGCATGTCAATTATTGCTTTTGTTTGGACAGGATTTAAATTATAAGTTTGGGCTAATCTTTCTTGAGCAATTTGGTCTGAGCTTGAAGATTTTATTATAGCAATCACATTGTCAATATTTTCAATAGCAATTTTTAAACCACTTAAAATATTGAGTCTTTCGCTAGCTTTTTCCAAGTCAAAGTTCAGCGCACGAAGATTAATTTCTTTTTGGTGTTCAAGATAATGAGATAAAATTTCCTTTAAATTCATTAATTTTGGCACACCTTTTACAAGCGCAAGCATATTTATTGAATAACTAATTTGTAAATCGGTGCTGTGATAAAGTTTATTTAAAATAACTTCAGGATTAAATCCTTTTTTAATATCAAAAACAACACGAATTCCGTGACGAGTACTTTCATCACGAATATCTTTAATTCCAAGAATTTTCTTATTTTTTACTAAAAAAGCAACCTTTTCGATAATAGAAGGTTTTTTAACTTCATAAGGAATCTCGTAAAAAATAATTCGTGATCTACCTGAATTTAAGTGTTCAATTTTTACTTTTGATCTAATTCAAAAAGTACCTTTTCCGGTTAAATATGCTTGATTTATCCCTTTTTTTCCCGAAATTATTGCGCCTGTTGGAAAATCTGGGCCAGGAAGAGTCTCAATTAATTCATTAATGTCAATATTTGGATTTCTTGCAAAAGTAATGAAAGTTTCAATAATTTCGCCTAAGTTATGCGGTGGGATTTTGGTGGTCATTCCAACAGCAATTCCAGAAACCCCTGAAACTAATAAATTTGGAAATCGTGCTGGTAAAATTTCAGGTTCCATTTCACTTGCATCATAATTAGGTCTGAAATTTACAGTATTTTTTTTAATACCTTCAATCATTTTATTAGAAATTTTTGACAGTCGCGCCTCAGTGTAACGCATTGCCGCAGCTTCATCGCCATCAATTGAACCAAAATTACCGTGGCCGTCAATAAGTGGGTAGCGTAGTGAAAAAGGTTGAGCCATTCGAACCATTGAATCATAAACCGAAGCATCACCATGTGGGTGATATTTTCCAAGAACATCACCGACAATTCTAGCTGATTTTTTATAACTAGTTCCTGAAGTTATTCCAAGTTCGCTCATTGTGTATAAAATTCGTCTATGAACCGGCTTTAGTCCATCGCGAACATCAGGTAGAGCTCTTGAGACAATAACTGACATTGAATAATCAAGAAATGAAACTTTCATTTCATCTTCGATTTTAATTGGAACAATATTGTCAGTTACTGTTTCTAAAATTGTTGGTTTAACTTCGTAAATTTGGTCTGAGTCATCCGATTTGTCATCGTCATTATTTAAGCTAGAATCAATTTCCTTGATTTCTTCGTTATCTTTATGGTTTTTATTGTCCTCAATCATATATTTCCTTTTAAAAGCAATACTAATTTTAAAATTATACCATAATTTCCGGCTTTTTTTGAATTTTTGGTTGAAAAACTTCGAAAATTTTTTTAATTATGTATGCCAGCAAAATTAAAAAAATATTTTTGTTTAAATAATAATTAATTTAGTTTTGAAGGCAAAAATAATCTGTGCCAAAAGTTGAAATTTAAACCTTAGATAAAAACAGGGCTCAACTACAAAAAGTGTCGTAAAATACGACATTTTATAATAAAACTAATCCCTTTAATAGTTCAATTTTGGTCCTAATCCCGAGTTTCCCAGTTTGGTGAGGTAATTTTAAAAAAGTATCCAGTTTTAGGGACTTTTTTAAGTTTTTGGAAAAATTTAATTACAATTTTTTTACTGATTTATTAACACATCATGGTAAAAATCATACCTATTTCAAATATTCGGATCACTAGGAACACCATCGCGATTTTTAAATGTTATTTGCTGATCTAAAGTGTTAAATTCAACCCTTTGCCTTAATTTTTGCAACATTGTTACTAAACCAACTTCAGTTAATTGACTGTTTTCAAATAATTTTTTATCAGCAATATGTTTGTTGATTTTAAATATTATAGTTTTTAAAATAACTAGTGAGATAAAACACAAAAGTGTGTGAGCTAGAATATGCTCGTCAATTCTTAAAAATACGGGGCGAATATTCAATAAACCTTTTAGACTTCTAAAATTAGCTTCAATATTCCACTGTTTTTGGTATTTTCCAACTATGTCTAAAACATTCAAATTTAGTATATTTGTTTCATAAACATAGTAGCCATCAAATTGTTTGTCTTTGTCAATTTTGCTTTGATCCAATTCAAATTTCATGTTTGAAATTTCCTTAAAATATTTAGGTTTTTTACCAAACAATTTGTTTACTTCAATAAAACCGTCTTTATTTTGTTTTTTAATAAAACTTTGGATTTGCTCCTCGCGAGCTTTTCTGTCTTTTATCGCTCTTTTTGTACTGTAAGTAATAATTCTTCTTCTAATATTTTCGGTGTATCTTTTATTCTTATAAGATGAATAAAATTCTTCTTTTTTATACTTAAAATCCGCGCTTACATTAACATAATCGCTTGGATCTAGTAAATAATTTTTAAATTTTTGAGTCCCTACCTTTGCATGATAAGAAATAATGAAATTATAGTTTCTTGATTCAAGAAATCGAATATTTGCAGCAGTTGACATACCACGATCAGCGATTATTGTCATATTTTTTATATTATATTTGGATTCAACATCTAATACAAAAGGGATTAATGTACTAGAATCGCCGGTATTTCCTTTAAAAACTTTAATATGAAAAGGAATACCATTTTTATCACACGCTAAGCCAATGACAATTTGATCTTCTTTGAATTTAGCATCTTTAGAATAACCAGGAATTCTTAATCCATTTCTTTCAAATGTCTCAAAATAGACTGTTGATGAGTCAAAATAAAATTCACTGTCCCTTTTTCCAAGTTCACTTGTTACCATTTTATTAAGACTGTCTAAAAGTTGATTTTGTGACTCAAAAACAAGATCTAAGAGTCTATAAAAGCTATTTTTGGAAGTATTTATTTGATTTGAGTAGTCATCCTTTTTATCAAAAGCATTAATAATGCTGCCAGGATCGGTGATCCGTTTTGAAATTAAGTAGTTAAAAATTTCTTTCATATTTTTATGTCTACTTTTAGGAAGTGATTCAAAAATATTGTGCTTTTCAATAAGTTTTTCAATTAATTCCCCGCCAACAAAAACCGAACCTTCGATTATGGTGGAATTTTTAATAGAATCAAGTAAAGCAATCTTGACTTTATGCATGTCATCTAAATTTGAAAACAATTTCAATTTTTCTTTGATAATTTGAATAGCATTTGGATTAATTTTTTCCAAATTTTGCACATTTCCTAAACTAAATCACCGTTTTGGAGATTTGCCATAACCTTGTGTTCAGCCAACATATTTATATAGTTTATCTTTCGAGTTTCCTCAAACATTAAATAAAACCAAATTTTGCTTTTTCATAATTTATAATTATACCATAAAAATTAATTTAAAAATGTAATTAAACGGAATTAATAAAAAATAAGGTTTTACAGTAAAAAAACACCGATTTACGGGTATTTTTGCTTATTCGCATTCACTAAAAAGTGAATTTTTGCCTTCAAACTGGGAAACTCAGGATAGTTCAATTTTGGTCCTAATAATTCAAGAAAATTCCTTAAAAAACAAAAAAAACGAGCTTTGTAAGGCTCGAAATTTTCTAAAAATTGTAAAACAACTAGCTAAATTCAGTTATGCTTTTTACAAACTAGTGTTGGTGAAGTGTTAAAAGAATTAATGCAAAAACAATTCCAGCCGCAAAAAGAATAAGCGAAATATGCCATTGTTTTGAGGAATTATTCCTGAGGTGAATAAATTCGGGAACTAGTTCGATTATTACCACAAAACTCAAAATTGCTCCACCAGAAACATTGAAAAATGGAATTAGTCAACCAGTTTGAATAAAAAATCTATTCAAAAAAGCACCTATTACAATAATTGGAATTAAAATTAGCGTTGTAATTAAGTTGTAAATTACGGACTTTTTAATACTTTGACCATATTGAACTTGCCGATAGTGAATAATTAAAATTTCAATTAACATATGAGCGACAAAAGTTCCAATTAAATATCAATTAACTTCTTCTCCTGCAGTCACCCTGGCAATGACAGATCCTAATATAAATCCATCAATTGTTCGGTGTGAAAGTAGAAGTAAAATTGCAAGTCAAGCGGATTTTGGGCTGTCAATGTCAGAAAAATTTACAATGTGATCGCTATGATCGTGCTGTTTGTGATCCAAGTGCAAATCTTTTTTAAAAATGCGAATAAAAAATCAACGGGCAATAAAAACGCTTGTCAGACCTAAAATTGAGCCACCGCCAATTATTAGAATTTTAAATAAATTTTCTAGATCACCATAGCTATGAGCGAAATTTTCAGCGCCATTAAATCCTTCTTGCATAAGTCCGACTGTCGCAACCATCAACAAAAGACCGGTGCTTAGCGAATAGAGATAAATATTTGACGTTCGTTTAATTCGCGGTTTAACAATTGCAATCAAAAATACTATTAAAACCGGAATTGCTAGAATAATTAAAA
The DNA window shown above is from Mesomycoplasma ovipneumoniae and carries:
- the gyrA gene encoding DNA gyrase subunit A; its protein translation is MIEDNKNHKDNEEIKEIDSSLNNDDDKSDDSDQIYEVKPTILETVTDNIVPIKIEDEMKVSFLDYSMSVIVSRALPDVRDGLKPVHRRILYTMSELGITSGTSYKKSARIVGDVLGKYHPHGDASVYDSMVRMAQPFSLRYPLIDGHGNFGSIDGDEAAAMRYTEARLSKISNKMIEGIKKNTVNFRPNYDASEMEPEILPARFPNLLVSGVSGIAVGMTTKIPPHNLGEIIETFITFARNPNIDINELIETLPGPDFPTGAIISGKKGINQAYLTGKGTFWIRSKVKIEHLNSGRSRIIFYEIPYEVKKPSIIEKVAFLVKNKKILGIKDIRDESTRHGIRVVFDIKKGFNPEVILNKLYHSTDLQISYSINMLALVKGVPKLMNLKEILSHYLEHQKEINLRALNFDLEKASERLNILSGLKIAIENIDNVIAIIKSSSSDQIAQERLAQTYNLNPVQTKAIIDMRLGRLTSLAIEKLISDIESLKIEIDEIKSIIESPEKLIELIITQHKATAEQFSDPRRSEIITEIIRLNEEDFIPNEKVIISLTQNNYVKRLNLEEYRLQNRGGFGASVSNLYKDDELKSVCITNTHSDLLIISSRAKIFKLRAHQIPDSSKQGKGLPFLNLVQVQKDENISALIPWNQQYKDHWLITVSAFGYIKKTELSEFSYIPKNGKIALKLVEGDYLKSAFIVPANSEINIILASSQGLVNRWPIKLLRNTGRASIGVKGIALEEGREIVGACYTFGNDFVFNLSKHGYGKKTPVEEYRLTGRATKGLKGLDDEKAGDLIFVGTIGPDQEAIIITKRGFAIRIDLDSVPIISRRTKGVKLIKLKGEDEISFVTLIKKETN
- a CDS encoding IS1634 family transposase, which translates into the protein MKKQNLVLFNVWGNSKDKLYKYVGWTQGYGKSPKRWFSLGNVQNLEKINPNAIQIIKEKLKLFSNLDDMHKVKIALLDSIKNSTIIEGSVFVGGELIEKLIEKHNIFESLPKSRHKNMKEIFNYLISKRITDPGSIINAFDKKDDYSNQINTSKNSFYRLLDLVFESQNQLLDSLNKMVTSELGKRDSEFYFDSSTVYFETFERNGLRIPGYSKDAKFKEDQIVIGLACDKNGIPFHIKVFKGNTGDSSTLIPFVLDVESKYNIKNMTIIADRGMSTAANIRFLESRNYNFIISYHAKVGTQKFKNYLLDPSDYVNVSADFKYKKEEFYSSYKNKRYTENIRRRIITYSTKRAIKDRKAREEQIQSFIKKQNKDGFIEVNKLFGKKPKYFKEISNMKFELDQSKIDKDKQFDGYYVYETNILNLNVLDIVGKYQKQWNIEANFRSLKGLLNIRPVFLRIDEHILAHTLLCFISLVILKTIIFKINKHIADKKLFENSQLTEVGLVTMLQKLRQRVEFNTLDQQITFKNRDGVPSDPNIWNRYDFYHDVLINQ